The Maribacter aquivivus genome has a segment encoding these proteins:
- the tuf gene encoding elongation factor Tu, giving the protein MAKETFDRSKPHLNIGTIGHVDHGKTTLTAAITTVLANAGLSELRSFDSIDNAPEEKERGITINTSHVEYSTANRHYAHVDCPGHADYVKNMVTGAAQMDGAILVVAATDGPMPQTREHILLGRQVGIPRMVVFMNKVDMVDDEELIELVEMEVRELLSFYEYDGDNGPVIAGSALGALNGEQKWVDTVMELMEAVDSWIELPKRDVEKDFLMPVEDVFTITGRGTVATGRIETGVANTGDPVEIIGMGAEKLTSTVTGVEMFRKILDRGEAGDNVGILLRGVEKSQISRGMVICKPGSVKPHAKFEAEVYVLKKEEGGRHTPFHNNYRPQFYVRTTDVTGNIALPSGVEMVMPGDNLTITVELIQPIALSIGLRFAIREGGRTVGAGQVTKIID; this is encoded by the coding sequence ATGGCAAAGGAAACTTTCGATCGTTCCAAACCGCACTTAAATATAGGTACTATTGGACACGTGGATCACGGTAAAACTACATTGACTGCTGCTATTACTACTGTTTTGGCAAATGCAGGTCTTTCTGAATTGAGAAGTTTCGATTCTATCGATAACGCTCCTGAGGAAAAAGAAAGAGGTATTACAATTAACACATCTCACGTAGAGTATTCTACAGCTAATCGTCACTACGCACACGTTGACTGTCCTGGTCACGCGGATTATGTGAAGAACATGGTTACTGGTGCTGCTCAAATGGATGGTGCTATATTAGTTGTTGCTGCTACAGATGGTCCTATGCCACAAACTCGTGAGCACATCTTATTAGGTCGTCAGGTAGGTATTCCTAGAATGGTTGTATTCATGAATAAAGTGGATATGGTTGATGATGAGGAGTTAATCGAGCTTGTTGAGATGGAAGTAAGAGAATTACTTTCTTTCTATGAGTATGATGGTGATAATGGACCTGTAATCGCTGGTTCTGCATTAGGTGCATTGAACGGTGAGCAAAAATGGGTTGACACGGTAATGGAATTGATGGAAGCTGTTGATAGCTGGATCGAATTACCTAAGAGAGATGTTGAAAAAGATTTCTTAATGCCTGTTGAAGATGTATTTACAATTACTGGTCGTGGTACTGTTGCAACTGGTCGTATTGAAACTGGTGTAGCAAATACAGGTGATCCAGTTGAGATTATCGGTATGGGAGCTGAGAAATTGACTTCTACTGTTACTGGTGTTGAAATGTTCCGTAAGATTTTGGATAGAGGTGAGGCTGGTGATAACGTAGGTATCTTGTTAAGAGGTGTTGAAAAATCTCAAATTAGCCGTGGAATGGTAATCTGTAAGCCAGGTTCTGTTAAGCCACACGCTAAGTTTGAAGCTGAGGTTTATGTATTGAAAAAAGAAGAAGGTGGTCGTCATACACCATTTCATAATAACTATCGTCCACAGTTCTATGTAAGAACTACAGATGTAACTGGTAACATTGCACTTCCTTCAGGAGTTGAAATGGTAATGCCAGGTGATAACCTTACAATTACAGTAGAGCTTATTCAGCCTATTGCTTTGAGTATCGGTCTACGTTTCGCTATCCGTGAAGGTGGTAGAACAGTAGGTGCAGGTCAGGTAACTAAGATTATAGATTAA
- the secE gene encoding preprotein translocase subunit SecE, protein MFTYIKESVEELRNNVTLPSRAESSNLMVIVAVFSILFALATWGVDTVFSKVIKSYFNFVLN, encoded by the coding sequence ATGTTCACATATATAAAAGAATCCGTTGAAGAGTTAAGGAATAATGTTACTCTTCCGTCACGTGCAGAATCATCTAACTTGATGGTTATTGTAGCTGTGTTTTCTATCCTTTTTGCTTTGGCAACTTGGGGAGTAGATACGGTCTTTAGTAAAGTGATTAAATCTTATTTCAACTTCGTTTTAAACTAG
- the nusG gene encoding transcription termination/antitermination protein NusG, with the protein MSEVLDKKWYVVRAVSGQENKIKGYIESEVERHGFSDYLEDVLVPTEKVIQIRNGKKINKERVYFPGYIMIKANLGGEMVHIIRSITNVIGFLGETKGGDPVPLRKNEVNRMLGKVDELAVNTDSVAIPFVFGETVKVIDGPFNGFNGTVEKINEEKRKLEVMVKIFGRKTPLELSYMQVEKV; encoded by the coding sequence ATGTCGGAAGTATTGGATAAAAAATGGTACGTTGTAAGAGCTGTCAGTGGTCAAGAGAATAAGATCAAAGGATACATTGAAAGTGAAGTAGAGCGTCATGGTTTCTCTGACTATTTAGAAGATGTTCTTGTTCCTACTGAAAAGGTTATTCAGATTAGAAATGGCAAGAAGATAAATAAAGAAAGAGTTTATTTTCCTGGTTATATCATGATCAAAGCCAATTTAGGTGGTGAAATGGTACATATTATTAGATCTATAACTAATGTTATAGGTTTTTTAGGGGAAACTAAAGGAGGGGATCCTGTTCCTTTGAGGAAAAATGAAGTAAATAGAATGCTTGGTAAGGTAGATGAGCTAGCTGTTAATACAGATAGTGTTGCTATCCCATTTGTGTTTGGTGAAACGGTAAAAGTAATTGATGGTCCTTTCAATGGCTTCAATGGTACTGTTGAGAAGATAAATGAAGAAAAACGTAAGCTTGAGGTTATGGTGAAAATTTTCGGAAGAAAAACACCTCTAGAGCTTAGTTACATGCAAGT